Proteins encoded together in one Miscanthus floridulus cultivar M001 chromosome 16, ASM1932011v1, whole genome shotgun sequence window:
- the LOC136513216 gene encoding pentatricopeptide repeat-containing protein At2g30780-like, which translates to MSRRPACSLLPLLRSRCCPHDATISRSFTGVSVPPDMISSTWPPHSPPRPPPPPDPTGAWRPASCSSTSPPLPPFAASHLRAAVSSLATSLTALPGADPDPVPALHEHSFPTLLAVSPLASLELLSLLRSRPRLGLAVFSFRRALSPAPSLGEFALAISLASRARDHDAAAALFADGAATHSPNQGLYNALMAAYMHNGLLDSCIEVFHALERDPRCGPPNVDSYNILIALYGRSLLIDHMEATLQSLDASGQPRTIGTYNAIISGYLTAWMWDKMEAVFEEMVSGHVAPDATTHLLMLRGYAHAGMIYKMEQAYECACKLDIKVDIVHIRAMLCAYCKFYHVGRIQKIEDLLKQLGPDDYRAWLNVLLIKVYAQEGLVERMELHISEALERNTIVNSLKVMRSIICSYFQYDAVDKLVHFVRRAEEAGWKLCQSLYHCKMVMYGKHHRLEEMHGVLDEMECFKIDRTKKTFWIMYKAYVSCGRRTEANTILGMMWKHGFGLPRSISLQ; encoded by the coding sequence ATGTCCCGCCGCCCCGCCTGCTCCCTCCTCCCCCTGCTCCGCAGCCGCTGCTGCCCCCACGACGCCACCATCTCTCGGTCCTTCACCGGCGTCTCCGTCCCACCCgacatgatctcctccacctggCCGCCGCACTCCCCgccgcggcctcctcctcctcccgatcCCACTGGGGCGTGGCGCCCGGCGTCTTGTTCTTCTACGTCGCCGCCGCTCCCGCCCTTCGCGGCATCCCATCTCCGCGCCGCCGTCTCCTCGCTCGCCACCTCGCTCACCGCGCTCCCGGGGGCCGACCCGGACCCGGTGCCCGCCCTCCACGAACACTCCTTCCCTACCCTCCTCGCCGTCTCTCCGCTCGCGTCGCTCGAGCTCCTCTCGCTGCTCCGGTCCAGGCCGCGGCTAGGGCTCGCCGTATTCTCATTCCGCCGCGCGCTCTCCCCGGCCCCCTCGCTCGGCGAGTTCGCCCTCGCCATATCGCTCGCGAGCCGCGCCCGCGACCATGACGCGGCGGCCGCGCTTTTTGCCGACGGCGCCGCTACCCATTCCCCTAACCAGGGGCTCTACAACGCTCTTATGGCGGCATACATGCACAACGGCCTCCTTGACAGCTGCATCGAGGTCTTCCACGCGCTGGAGCGCGACCCAAGGTGCGGTCCGCCCAACGTGGACTCGTACAACATCCTCATCGCCCTGTACGGTCGCTCCCTCCTCATTGACCACATGGAGGCCACGCTCCAGTCGCTAGATGCTTCTGGCCAACCCCGCACTATTGGTACGTACAACGCAATCATCTCTGGTTACCTCACCGCGTGGATGTGGGACAAAATGGAAGCGGTGTTTGAGGAGATGGTCTCGGGCCATGTTGCTCCAGATGCTACTACGCATCTGTTGATGTTAAGAGGATATGCACATGCCGGGATGATCTATAAAATGGAGCAAGCTTATGAGTGTGCTTGCAAGCTTGACATAAAGGTTGACATTGTGCATATACGTGCAATGCTGTGCGCATACTGCAAGTTTTACCATGTAGGTAGAATCCAAAAGATTGAGGATTTGCTGAAGCAGTTGGGTCCTGATGATTACAGGGCATGGCTGAATGTGCTCTTAATTAAGGTGTATGCTCAGGAGGGGTTGgttgagaggatggagctgcATATTTCTGAGGCATTGGAACGCAATACCATTGTCAACTCGTTGAAGGTGATGCGGTCCATTATATGTAGCTATTTTCAGTATGACGCAGTTGACAAACTTGTACATTTTGTCCGTCGGGCTGAGGAGGCTGGTTGGAAGCTGTGCCAGAGCTTGTACCACTGCAAGATGGTGATGTATGGGAAGCACCATCGGTTGGAAGAGATGCATGGGGTGCTAGATGAGATGGAATGTTTTAAGATTGATCGAacaaagaagacattttggatcATGTACAAGGCATATGTTAGTTGTGGGCGGAGGACTGAGGCCAACACTATACTTGGCATGATGTGGAAGCATGGGTTTGGACTTCCTCGCAGCATATCTCTTCAATAA